CTCTGAAAATAAATCTGCGATTGACTTACTTAGTTATAAAAAGCAATTCAAAGAAAGAATTGATACGCATATACAGGATTACTGGAATTCAAGAGATTATGAATTATCACTTAAACTCCCCGTGCTATCAAAAGAAATTGCCATTAAGTCCCTGGCATATAGTTTAGATAACTATACTGATGCTTTTTCGGCATCCGATTCGGGTGGTTACTCTGTATATATAAACAAAAACAAGCGCCTATATATTTTTAATAAACCGAATGAAACACAATCACTTGATGAACAATTGATATCAAATAAACCGGAAATACCTTCATTACTTAAACATTTTCAGTCCCGCGAGCTCTATGAAGTTCCCACAGAACAGGGATTCTGTATCCCTTACGGTTTCATTGCAGGTGATTCAGGCCATGAGCCCCGTAATATGGCAGTGACATACCGGCTTAAAAATCACCCGGATGTGACCATATTTTTTCAGGATTTGGGGATGAAACCCAAAGCAGGGAAAGAGGACGATATGAATGAAAAGGATTATGTGACCTGGCTGTGGAACTGGCAATACCAGTGGTCAGCCGTTTCAAAAAAGCTGATATCACCAAAGTGGCGAACAATAGAAATGGATGGACGTAAAGGTGTCGGCACATTTGTCAAATCTATCTATAAAGACGGTAGCCTGAACTACGGCTATGTAGCTTATGTCAAGGGAGATCGCAGCGCCAGAAACCTTACTCCAGATTTATTACTCTACGTGATGCAGGACAGTCGACAAGCCAAAGAAAATCCGCCAATGGACAAGGATGAACTGGAAAAAATGGCTGAACGTATTACTAGTTCAATTCGTAAACGATAATTTTTTATTTTCAAAGGATGATGAAGTTTAATTATGGTACGATTATTAACGATTTTTTCCGTTGTTATATTGGGGATGAGCTATAGCTCATTAGCTCTCTCTGCAACACAAGAAATGCATTTATCCTGCAAAACACTTAGTCATGTACACTCTAAATATAATATCCCCTTACCCAGAGAGAAAAATAATGGCACGGAAGAAAACTCACTTTCTGTATCACAGCGGTATGAAATATTCAAAGAATATATCTCCAGTAAAGATTATGATGAATACGAATGTGATGATGCATTATTTCGTCTATATAAAAACATTGAACGCTCTTTGCTAAAGGATGCATCGGAACAAAGCAAGGATAAAGCGGAAAATATAGCTTCATCAATGCCTTTAGTGCCTGAGACTTGTCTGGCATATAGAGAGGTTTATATACAACATATGACCTCAAAACTACAAGAACCGGACACATACCTTTCAGAAATGGTGGCTCTCGTCGATATATCAATACAAAAAATCATGTATAATCAGCCACCAGATATTTTACATAAATACTGTAATTATGCCAAGAAAGTATGGGCACGCGATCCTAACATAACACAGAAACAATACCACTCCAGTAAAAAAACATATCCCCTGACTCCGTATTGTGAAAAGGAATTTTCAACATTTGAAGATATTGTGTTTGACGATTTCGGCCCTGCAGAAAAAGATAAAAGCATTGATGGATGGGGTGTGCTTATTTTGCGGGGGGAAACAAATTTTCGATTATACGGCATCAGGTCTTATGGAAAGGAGAGCATGGCTATCATTACTTTATAAAGGCAATGAACACAAAATGGATGATGCTTGCCGCTATAATCGTCTTAACTGATGAAATAACGATAGTAATACAGCCCCAGTTGATGAAGGCTTTATTATAAGTGCGCCAGTGGGCGATACTGAACGTCTGCTTTGCCACGGCGCTGCCTGTGTTATAAGAGAGATACATGATCTGAGGCTGTCACTCAGCAAAAATTCGATTTATTCAACAAAGCGGGAACTCACTCT
This Leclercia sp. S52 DNA region includes the following protein-coding sequences:
- a CDS encoding T6SS immunity protein Tli4 family protein, giving the protein MKSLTLLLPGFILYSCYATAREWKSECMGYYQLMLPENVEVALYPIGLILEPRKDPAWRKDTFVSRYLSPKISFGDNRYQNDNDEIQAQFSQFYYGNYEIIISSENKSAIDLLSYKKQFKERIDTHIQDYWNSRDYELSLKLPVLSKEIAIKSLAYSLDNYTDAFSASDSGGYSVYINKNKRLYIFNKPNETQSLDEQLISNKPEIPSLLKHFQSRELYEVPTEQGFCIPYGFIAGDSGHEPRNMAVTYRLKNHPDVTIFFQDLGMKPKAGKEDDMNEKDYVTWLWNWQYQWSAVSKKLISPKWRTIEMDGRKGVGTFVKSIYKDGSLNYGYVAYVKGDRSARNLTPDLLLYVMQDSRQAKENPPMDKDELEKMAERITSSIRKR